The Lycium barbarum isolate Lr01 chromosome 12, ASM1917538v2, whole genome shotgun sequence genome includes a region encoding these proteins:
- the LOC132621462 gene encoding uncharacterized protein LOC132621462, with translation MDDIRLTACFDKELTKSYVEKDDFILPTDILEFLPESDKDAIVRYDDHEYNMKYKVGVYTRLAQGWKAFIDATGLGIGDVLCFKACLDENRIVFFVHVKEDPEIVMID, from the exons ATGGATGACATTCGTTTGACCGCATGTTTTGACAAAGAATTGACGAAATCGTACGTCGAAAAAGACGATTTC ATCCTTCCAACTGACATACTGGAATTTCTTCCAGAATCCGACAAGGACGCTATTGTTCGTTACGACGATCATGAGTATAATATGAAATACAAGGTTGGCGTATACACGCGCCTCGCTCAAGGCTGGAAAGCCTTCATTGATGCTACCGGATTAGGGATAGGAGATGTGTTGTGTTTTAAGGCATGTTTAGATGAGAACCGCATAGTGTTTTTTGTTCATGTAAAGGAGGATCCGGAGATCGTAATGATAGATTAG